The sequence GGGGAGCGGGCCACCTTCCGGTTCTTCCTGAACCCGGGCGTGACCTGGCTGTGGGTCGGCGGCGCCGTGATGGTGCTCGGCGGTCTGCTGGCGGTCTGGCCGACCCGTCGGCCTCCGGCGGCGCCGCGGCCAGCCGTCCCGTCGGCCCGACGCCGAGAGCCCGCCGTGGTGGATCGAGGATGACCGGCGGCGCTCGGACCGAGGCGGCGCCCGCCAGCGCCACCGGCCAGGATCGGCCCAGGCGGGCGCTGCTGCTTGCCGCGGTCGTGGCCGCGGTGGCCCTCGCCGCCTGGCTGCTGTCGGCCGGCCTCCAGCGGGACCCGACCGCCATCCGCTCGCCCCTGCTGGGGCGGCCCGCCCCGGACTTCGCCCTGCGCACGCTCGACGGGGACCGCACGGTGCGCCTCGGCGACCTGCGAGGTCGGGTCGTGGTGGTGAACTTCTGGGCCTCCTGGTGCGCCGAGTGCCGGGTCGAGCACCCGGCCCTGAGCGCGGCCTGGAACCGCTTCCGCGACGCCGGGGTGGTGCTCGTCGGAATCGACTTCCAGGACGACCACCCCAGCGCGCTCGCCTACCTGGCCGGGACGGGCACCGGCTGGCCGGTCGTGGCCGACCCGGGCTCGCGGACGGCCCTGGCCTACGGCGTCTACGGCATCCCCGAAACCTTCGTCATCGGCCCGGACGGGCGGGTGACCGCCAAGCACGTCGGCCCGGTGACCTACGACCAGCTCGTGCGGGAGATCACCCGCGTGCTTCCCGGGGGCTCCGGGCGGCAACCGGGCAGGCCCGCCGCGGGGTCACGATAGGCATGGCCGACCAGGCGGCAGCGTCCCGGCCGGCTCGGGCCTGGGCTCGTCCGGCCGTCGGCCTTGCCGTGGTGCTGCTGGTGGCGCTCGGTGCCCTGGCCGCGGTCGCCGCCCGCGGCCCGGCACCGGCCTCCACGCCGGCCGAACGGGTCCATGCGATCGCCACCGGGCTCCGCTGCCCGGTGTGCCGCGACCTGTCCGTGGCCGACTCGCCCGCCCCGCTCGCCCAGCAGATGCGCAACCAGATCGCCGAGGGACTGGCGGCCGGCAAGAGCCCGGAGGCGATCCGCCGGGAGTTCGTGGCCGCCTACGGAGAGTCGGTCCTGCTCGTGCCGGCCCGCCGCGGCGTCGGCCTGGTCGCCTGGGTGGCGCCGGCCCTGCTGCTGGCCGGCGGCGTGCTGGCCGCCGTGCTGGCCGTGCGCCGATGGCGGGCCCGCGGAGCCGCCCCAGCCGCGTCGTCGCCCTCCGCACCGGGCACGTCCCGCGCCGACAAGGTGCTGCTGGAACGGGCGCTGGCGCGCTTCGAGGACCCGCCGTGACCCCGCTCACGCTGCTGGGCGCGGTCGGGCTCACCGCCATCGCCGCCGTCGCGGTGCTGTGGCCCTACCAGCGGGGCTCGGCGGCGGCGCTCCAGCGGCTCGCCGACCCACTGGAGGACGAGCGCCGCCGAGCCCTCCGCCATCTGCGCGACCTCGACGAGGACCGGGGGGCAGGCAAGCTCGACGAGGCTGGCTACCGCGACGCCCGCGCCGCGGCGGAGGCCAGGGCGGTGGCGGTCCTGCGGGCGCTCGAGGCCCGGGAAGGGACCGGCGAGCTGGCCGGGAGCCTGCGCGAGGTTCGCCGGCCTGCGCCGTCAGGCGCGACCCGCCGTCCCGGCGGGCGGCCGCCAGGCCGGCGCTGGCCACGCCGGGCGGTGGCCGCGCTGGCCGGCGTGGTCGTGGTGGCCGGGGCGGCGGCGCTACTGGACGGCGCGGTCGGCGACCGTGGCACCGGCCAGTTGACCACCGGACAGGCGGCGACCGGAGACGCCCCGGGACGTCAGGACGCGGCGTCGCTCGAGGGCCTGGAGCGGCGCGTACGTGAGCACCCAGGCGACGTCGCCGCCCACCTCACCCTGGCCGAGCGCTACCTGGACGCCGGGCGGCTCAAGGAAGCCACGCTGGAGTACCTGGGCGCGTTGAAGCTCGACCCCAGCAACGTCGAGGCCAACACGCAGTTCGGCCTGCTGCTGTTCCGGTCCGGCCTGCCCGAGCCGGGGCTACGCTCGGTCGAGCAGGCCCTGGCCGCCGACCCACGCTACCCGGAGGCCCTGTACGCCAAGGGCCTCATCCTGTTCATGGGTCTACGCCAGCCCAAGGCCGCGGTACCGAGCCTTCGCACCTACCTCCAGGTGGCCCCGTTCGGGGACCACCGCGACCTGGCCGAGCAGCTCCTCGAGCTCGCCACGGCCACCCCCGGCGCCAGGCCGCCGGCTCGATCCCCGAATTCGACCGCCACCGCCGACCGGCCGGGGCCGTGACCTCATCCGGCCGCGGATCCGGCCAGCGCGTCTCAGCCCGACGGGGTGATCTGCACGCAGCAGGAGACGCCGGGTCGGCGCTGGACGGGCTCGACCGAAACGCCATCGGCGCCCAGCGGGGGCAGCAGCCCGGCAAGCAGGGCCCGGTTCATCTGGCAGATCAGCTCGCGATGGGAGTCGGCCAGCTCGTCGAACGGGCAGTTGCGCAGCTGCACCCGGTCGGCGTGATGCTCCGGCTCGTAGCCGAGCTGCCGTGCGGCCCACTCGGCGACGGCCAGCGGGGCGTCCGCGCGGGAGGCGCCCTGGTCGCGCAGGTCGCCACCCACCTCGCCTCCGATCCGCCCGGCCACGCGGCCGACCGCAGCCGAGCCGTCCTCGTCCGGCCGCTTCTCCTCGATCGCGGCCGCCAGGATTCGGCCCGCCAGCGAGTAGTGGGTAGCCGGCAGCGAGACCGCGAAGTGCCTGGCCCCCACCTGGTAGAGCTTGGCCGGCCGCCCCGCGCCTCGCCCGGTGCGGCCGGACAACCGCCGGTACTCCACCTCGAGCAGGCCGGCCTCGGCCATGCGGTCGAGATGGAACGAGGCCAGGCTGCGGGAGATGTTGGCCGCCCTGGCCGCCTCGTCTCGGCCCACCGCCCTGCCCGACGACCGCAGATAGGTGTAGAGACGCCAGCGGACGGGGTCGACCAGCAGCGAGATCGCGGTGAGCTCTTCGGCGTTGTCCATGACGGTGCTTCCCCCCGCTGGCCCGACCGGTGGGCGCTCGGCAGATGAGTGCCCGGCCGGACAGCGCGCTCAGGGGTACGGCGGCGACTCGTCCAGCCTCACCCGAGTGCGCTGACCCGATCCTGGTGGACGCCCAACGGTACCAGGGGCTGACCGCTCCTCGTGGGAGACGGCGATGCCATGACCGCTGCCCGCCTTCTAAAACTAATCGACCTTGACATTCAGGGAAGGTGATCTCTATAGTCAACGAATTCTATTGATAGAGAAGAGGAGGAGCCCGGGCATGACGGCGCCAGGCCACTGCCCGGCCGACCAGGACCCGACCGGCGGCGCCCGCCCCAAGCTGTACCTCGTCCTCGGGCTGTCGAAGCCGGGGCGGGTGGTCGAGCCGTTCACCCGCCGCCTCAAGCTCCGGAACGGCTGACCACGCCGGGGAGATCATGCCAACCACACCCACCTTCGCCATCGTCGGGGCCGGCCTGGCCGGCGCCAAGGCGGCCGAGGCCCTGCGCGCCGAGGGCTTCGACGGCCGTCTGGTCCTGCTCGGCGAGGAGGCCGAGCGGCCCTATGACCGCCCGCCACTGTCCAAGACGTACCTGCGCGGCGAGGCCGACCGGGACTCGCTCTACCTCCACGACGCGTGCTTCTACGCCGCTCACAACATCGAGCTGTACACCTCGGCCCGGGTCCGCTCCATCGATCCGCCCGGCCGCCGGCTCCAGCTCGCCTCCGGCGAGCGCATCAGCTACCAGCGGCTGCTGCTGGCCACGGGCGCCGCACCGCGCCGCCTGCGCCGCCCCGGAGCCGACCTCGACGGCATCTACCACCTCCGCAACCGGCGCGACGCCGACCGTCTCGTCGCGGCCGTGGGACAGGCCGCGCGCGTTGTCGTGGTCGGGACCGGCTGGATCGGCTGTGAGGTCGCCGCCTCGGTACGCCAGCTCGGCCGGGACGTCACCCTTGTCGGCCCGGAGGCGGTGCCGCTGGCTCGGGTGCTCGGCCCCGAGATCGGGTGCTTCTACCGCGACCTCCATGCCGAGCAGGGCGTCCGGCTCGCGCTCGGGACGGACATTGACGCCTTCCGGGGCGACGGCCGTGTCGAAGCCGTCGTCACCAGCGACGGGAGGACGC comes from Actinomycetota bacterium and encodes:
- a CDS encoding helix-turn-helix domain-containing protein, whose amino-acid sequence is MDNAEELTAISLLVDPVRWRLYTYLRSSGRAVGRDEAARAANISRSLASFHLDRMAEAGLLEVEYRRLSGRTGRGAGRPAKLYQVGARHFAVSLPATHYSLAGRILAAAIEEKRPDEDGSAAVGRVAGRIGGEVGGDLRDQGASRADAPLAVAEWAARQLGYEPEHHADRVQLRNCPFDELADSHRELICQMNRALLAGLLPPLGADGVSVEPVQRRPGVSCCVQITPSG
- a CDS encoding tetratricopeptide repeat protein, whose product is MTPLTLLGAVGLTAIAAVAVLWPYQRGSAAALQRLADPLEDERRRALRHLRDLDEDRGAGKLDEAGYRDARAAAEARAVAVLRALEAREGTGELAGSLREVRRPAPSGATRRPGGRPPGRRWPRRAVAALAGVVVVAGAAALLDGAVGDRGTGQLTTGQAATGDAPGRQDAASLEGLERRVREHPGDVAAHLTLAERYLDAGRLKEATLEYLGALKLDPSNVEANTQFGLLLFRSGLPEPGLRSVEQALAADPRYPEALYAKGLILFMGLRQPKAAVPSLRTYLQVAPFGDHRDLAEQLLELATATPGARPPARSPNSTATADRPGP
- a CDS encoding TlpA disulfide reductase family protein yields the protein MTGGARTEAAPASATGQDRPRRALLLAAVVAAVALAAWLLSAGLQRDPTAIRSPLLGRPAPDFALRTLDGDRTVRLGDLRGRVVVVNFWASWCAECRVEHPALSAAWNRFRDAGVVLVGIDFQDDHPSALAYLAGTGTGWPVVADPGSRTALAYGVYGIPETFVIGPDGRVTAKHVGPVTYDQLVREITRVLPGGSGRQPGRPAAGSR
- a CDS encoding FAD-dependent oxidoreductase encodes the protein MPTTPTFAIVGAGLAGAKAAEALRAEGFDGRLVLLGEEAERPYDRPPLSKTYLRGEADRDSLYLHDACFYAAHNIELYTSARVRSIDPPGRRLQLASGERISYQRLLLATGAAPRRLRRPGADLDGIYHLRNRRDADRLVAAVGQAARVVVVGTGWIGCEVAASVRQLGRDVTLVGPEAVPLARVLGPEIGCFYRDLHAEQGVRLALGTDIDAFRGDGRVEAVVTSDGRTLPCDLVLVGIGAIPRTELAEAAGIAGGAGVLVDEWLETIAPGVYAAGDVAAAWHPLLRTRLRVDHWATALHQGSVAARAMLGLPTRYERLPSFFSDQYDVSMEYSGLATASDRVVVRGDAATRQFVAFWVRHQHVVAGMNVNVRDVAEPIQALIRSGRDVDLGRLVDPDTPIKELADDDR
- a CDS encoding cytochrome c-type biogenesis protein; the protein is MADQAAASRPARAWARPAVGLAVVLLVALGALAAVAARGPAPASTPAERVHAIATGLRCPVCRDLSVADSPAPLAQQMRNQIAEGLAAGKSPEAIRREFVAAYGESVLLVPARRGVGLVAWVAPALLLAGGVLAAVLAVRRWRARGAAPAASSPSAPGTSRADKVLLERALARFEDPP